The following proteins come from a genomic window of Polaribacter dokdonensis:
- a CDS encoding MFS transporter, producing the protein MNSLKLILTNKRYFSVVWVFCSLNIMIGTWVLYIPNVKANLGLNDAQIGFALFCVALGIISFLPIVPLLIKKVGLGKLTFLGIVIFSLAFTLPVFVNSYITLCFSLFIVGIFSGVTDIAMNALVSEIEKRDTINIMSSAHGFFSLGGVIGASIGSLLIGVISIPFYHMVLIAAAIIVVNLLLFKNYFHINESIEKKEGNSFSFKVLKPVIPVALIALVIMSSEGAIEHWSSIYLLEIVNIKNTTLSGIGFLVFSIMMTIGRFFGDGISAKIGSIKIIFLGSVFAILGYCCVLTTNFIITSIGFGVIGLGLSVIIPEVFRIAGKIEGVKASVGISMVSGIGFGGFLLGPVVLGYISNTFNLKISFLTLLLLTVIVALITINLMFKTRTK; encoded by the coding sequence ATGAATTCTTTAAAACTCATTCTAACCAATAAACGATATTTCTCAGTAGTTTGGGTTTTCTGTTCACTAAATATAATGATTGGTACTTGGGTGCTTTATATACCTAATGTAAAAGCTAATTTAGGCTTAAATGATGCCCAAATAGGATTTGCGTTATTCTGTGTAGCCTTAGGTATTATTAGTTTTTTACCAATAGTACCCTTATTAATAAAAAAAGTAGGACTTGGTAAATTAACTTTTTTAGGAATTGTTATTTTCTCCTTAGCTTTTACTTTACCTGTTTTTGTTAATAGTTATATAACACTATGTTTTTCTCTTTTTATAGTAGGTATATTTTCTGGAGTTACAGATATAGCCATGAATGCTTTAGTTTCTGAAATAGAGAAAAGAGATACAATTAATATTATGTCTTCTGCACATGGTTTTTTCAGTTTAGGTGGTGTAATAGGTGCTTCTATAGGTAGTTTGTTAATAGGAGTAATATCAATTCCTTTTTATCATATGGTTTTAATAGCAGCAGCCATAATTGTAGTTAACTTATTATTATTTAAAAATTATTTTCATATCAACGAATCTATAGAAAAGAAAGAAGGAAATAGCTTTTCATTTAAAGTACTAAAACCTGTTATTCCTGTAGCTTTAATTGCTTTGGTAATTATGAGCAGTGAAGGTGCAATAGAACATTGGAGCAGTATTTATTTGTTAGAAATTGTAAATATTAAGAACACTACTTTATCAGGTATTGGCTTTCTAGTATTTTCTATAATGATGACCATTGGACGATTTTTTGGTGATGGAATAAGCGCAAAAATTGGGTCTATTAAAATAATTTTTTTGGGTAGTGTTTTCGCAATTTTAGGTTATTGTTGTGTATTAACCACAAATTTTATAATTACTTCTATAGGTTTTGGAGTAATTGGTTTAGGCCTCTCAGTAATAATACCAGAAGTTTTTAGAATAGCAGGTAAAATAGAAGGTGTAAAAGCGTCTGTAGGTATTTCTATGGTATCAGGTATTGGTTTTGGTGGCTTTCTTTTAGGGCCAGTAGTTTTGGGTTATATCTCAAACACCTTTAATTTAAAAATAAGTTTTTTAACACTATTACTACTAACAGTAATTGTTGCTTTAATCACAATTAATTTGATGTTTAAAACTAGAACTAAATAA
- a CDS encoding solute:sodium symporter family transporter: protein MLSIITFIGFTALVAFIAWYATRKTDETTADGYYLAGRSLGAITIAGSLLLTNLSAEQIVGLNGAAFKEGLMVMAWETLAAIAIIFAAIFLLPKYMKSGITTIPEFIETRFDKQTKGLLSLLFLIAYAIVLLPTILYSGSIAFSTMFDLPTVFGISEWSVIWICVWSIGIIGIIYAIYGGLKAVAVSDLINAIGLLVGGLLIPIFGLLLIGDGSIVDGLETLWNTNPEKFNMEGAVDSSIPFGTLFTGMMLAQIYYWGTNQSILQRVFAAKSLKEGQKGMMLAALIKFIIPIIVVVPGIIAFHVFGNELGNPDQAYPALVKKVLPTAFVGFFAAVLFGAVLSSFNSLLNSSATLFGFDLYKMYFKKDATEQETVKAGKRFGLLVAAISMTIAPFIIYAPDGLFSYIQQSLGSLSVPILAVVVVGVFSKKVPAIGAKIVLTLGVGLYLVSLLILEPLFRNAAIEEAMAQNITDAAQLSIIKAEAYPHYLHVMGILFVFNVLVMFITSKIKPKKDAYIPKVTDSLDVTPWRYTIVFGIIIAILVLGTYIIF from the coding sequence ATGTTATCAATTATTACTTTTATAGGCTTTACTGCTCTAGTTGCTTTTATAGCTTGGTATGCTACAAGAAAAACAGACGAAACTACTGCTGATGGATATTATTTAGCAGGCAGAAGCCTTGGTGCTATAACAATTGCAGGTTCTTTGTTACTTACTAATTTGTCTGCAGAACAAATTGTTGGTTTAAATGGTGCAGCCTTTAAGGAAGGCTTAATGGTTATGGCTTGGGAAACTCTTGCTGCAATTGCAATAATATTTGCTGCCATCTTTTTGCTACCTAAGTATATGAAATCTGGTATTACAACTATTCCTGAATTTATAGAGACAAGATTTGATAAACAAACCAAAGGATTATTATCACTTTTATTTTTAATTGCTTACGCAATTGTATTGTTACCTACCATTTTATATTCTGGTTCTATTGCCTTTAGCACTATGTTTGATTTACCAACTGTTTTTGGCATTTCTGAGTGGAGTGTAATATGGATTTGTGTTTGGAGTATTGGAATTATCGGAATTATCTATGCTATTTATGGAGGCCTTAAAGCTGTTGCTGTATCTGATTTAATTAATGCAATAGGACTTTTAGTTGGTGGACTTTTAATACCCATTTTTGGATTATTATTAATTGGTGATGGAAGCATTGTTGATGGTTTAGAAACCTTATGGAACACAAATCCAGAAAAGTTTAACATGGAAGGTGCAGTAGATTCTTCAATTCCTTTTGGAACACTTTTTACAGGAATGATGTTAGCGCAAATTTATTATTGGGGAACAAACCAATCTATTTTGCAACGTGTTTTTGCTGCTAAAAGTTTAAAAGAGGGTCAAAAAGGAATGATGTTGGCTGCCTTAATAAAATTTATAATTCCCATTATTGTAGTAGTACCTGGTATTATTGCTTTTCATGTTTTTGGAAATGAATTAGGTAATCCAGACCAAGCTTATCCTGCATTAGTTAAAAAAGTGCTCCCAACTGCTTTTGTTGGTTTCTTTGCTGCTGTTTTGTTTGGTGCTGTGTTAAGTTCTTTTAATAGTTTATTAAATAGTAGTGCAACTTTGTTTGGCTTTGATCTTTACAAAATGTACTTTAAAAAAGATGCTACAGAACAAGAAACAGTAAAAGCTGGTAAGAGATTTGGTCTTTTGGTGGCTGCTATATCTATGACAATTGCGCCTTTTATAATTTATGCTCCAGATGGTTTGTTCAGTTATATACAACAGTCTTTAGGTAGTTTAAGCGTACCTATTTTAGCTGTGGTTGTAGTTGGTGTATTCTCTAAAAAAGTCCCTGCTATTGGTGCAAAAATCGTATTAACTTTGGGTGTTGGATTATACTTAGTAAGCCTTTTAATATTAGAACCCTTATTTAGAAATGCTGCTATAGAAGAAGCTATGGCTCAAAATATTACAGATGCTGCTCAATTAAGTATTATTAAAGCAGAAGCTTACCCTCATTATTTGCATGTTATGGGTATTTTATTCGTGTTTAATGTATTGGTAATGTTTATTACTAGTAAAATAAAACCTAAGAAGGATGCTTACATTCCAAAGGTTACAGATTCTCTAGATGTAACTCCTTGGAGATACACCATAGTTTTTGGAATAATAATTGCCATTCTTGTTTTAGGAACCTACATCATTTTCTAA
- a CDS encoding carbohydrate kinase family protein — MYKTIDILCVGEVLIDFIGHQSEKKINETKDYHRYLGGSPTNVAMNTARLGLNTYLISTVGKDGFGEYILDKLNTASVKTDYIETIKSKPTSVIFVSRTSGTPDFIPFREADCVITESQISKEVLEQTKIYHTTCFALSKKPAQTTIINKAKEAYDLGCKLSIDLNFANKLWDNKEEAIEIIQAYCKYNPLLKISEDDMRRFFGEVLPHDEIFSYFHKAGVDLICLTLGSKGVKLSQRNKELIEMPAVKIDKVLDATGAGDAFWSGFLYAYIKNMEVEKCLKIALNLAALKLQNVGRLPEEINLEE, encoded by the coding sequence TTGTATAAAACCATCGATATTTTGTGTGTTGGTGAAGTGCTTATAGATTTTATTGGGCATCAATCAGAAAAAAAGATTAATGAAACTAAAGACTATCATAGATATTTGGGAGGTTCACCTACTAATGTTGCAATGAATACTGCTAGATTAGGCTTAAATACCTACCTTATTTCTACAGTTGGTAAAGATGGTTTTGGAGAATATATTTTAGATAAATTAAATACAGCTTCTGTTAAAACTGATTACATAGAAACCATTAAATCTAAGCCTACAAGTGTCATTTTTGTGTCTAGAACATCTGGTACTCCAGATTTTATACCTTTTAGAGAAGCAGATTGTGTTATTACAGAATCGCAAATTTCTAAAGAGGTATTAGAGCAGACTAAAATATATCATACCACTTGTTTTGCTCTAAGCAAAAAGCCAGCACAAACAACAATTATAAATAAGGCAAAAGAAGCTTATGATTTAGGATGTAAATTAAGTATCGATTTAAATTTTGCAAATAAGTTATGGGATAACAAAGAAGAAGCAATAGAAATAATTCAGGCTTATTGTAAATACAATCCTCTATTAAAAATTAGTGAAGATGATATGCGTAGATTTTTTGGAGAGGTATTACCTCATGATGAAATCTTTAGTTATTTTCATAAGGCAGGTGTAGATTTAATCTGTTTAACTTTAGGAAGTAAAGGAGTAAAGTTATCTCAAAGAAATAAAGAGTTAATAGAAATGCCAGCAGTTAAGATTGACAAAGTTTTAGATGCAACAGGTGCAGGGGATGCTTTCTGGTCTGGTTTTTTATATGCTTACATAAAAAATATGGAAGTAGAAAAATGTTTAAAAATAGCATTGAATTTGGCTGCATTAAAACTGCAAAATGTGGGTAGGTTACCAGAAGAAATTAATTTAGAAGAATAA
- a CDS encoding alpha-glucosidase, with amino-acid sequence MKKTWWKEGIVYQIYPRSYKDITGNGIGDILGIIEKLDYIKSLGVDIIWLCPVYESPNDDNGYDISDYRNISDEFGGNAAFDLLLSEMHKRGLKLLMDLVLNHSSDEHEWFKESRKSKVNPYRDYYFWQEAKNGKAPNNWKSFFSGSVWKKDEITDEYFLHLFTKKQPDLNWENPKVREEIHDIVEFWCKKGVDGFRMDVISLISKQTDFPDSHVPNDYGETIKTYYANGPKIHQYLNELNQKVLSKYDIMTVGEGPGIDLETGLDYVHEDRDELNMIFHFGHMFIDNGIGGKYDPIEVSLPMFKKVFNDWDDKIYPKGWGSIFLGNHDFSRMVSRFGNTEKYHNKSAKLLALLLFTMRGTVYVYQGDEIGMTNVAYPDISYYNDVETLNSYKEALAQGKDMDAFLKLVHMQSRDNARTPMQWNSSKNAGFSEAKPWLEVNSNYKSINVEAQEKNEDSILHFYRKMSAFRKANKVMVYGNYKCLNEDDPHLYFYKRYDDKETYIILLNFCNDTQKIDNQTFDINNTTLCLSNYADNSNEYLNPWEAQVRKYL; translated from the coding sequence ATGAAAAAAACATGGTGGAAAGAAGGTATCGTTTATCAAATTTACCCAAGATCTTATAAAGATATAACTGGAAATGGTATAGGTGATATTCTAGGAATTATAGAAAAATTAGATTATATAAAATCTTTAGGTGTAGATATTATTTGGCTATGTCCTGTTTATGAATCTCCTAATGATGATAATGGTTATGATATTTCAGATTATAGAAATATTTCTGATGAGTTTGGTGGTAATGCAGCTTTTGATTTACTCTTATCTGAAATGCATAAAAGAGGCCTAAAATTACTTATGGACTTGGTTTTAAATCATAGTTCAGATGAACATGAATGGTTTAAAGAATCTAGAAAATCTAAAGTTAATCCTTATCGTGATTATTATTTTTGGCAAGAAGCAAAAAATGGTAAAGCACCTAACAATTGGAAATCTTTTTTTAGTGGTTCAGTTTGGAAAAAAGACGAAATTACTGATGAGTACTTTTTACACTTATTTACAAAAAAACAGCCTGACTTAAATTGGGAAAACCCAAAAGTGAGAGAAGAAATTCACGATATTGTAGAGTTTTGGTGTAAAAAAGGTGTTGATGGTTTTAGAATGGATGTGATATCATTAATCTCTAAACAAACTGATTTTCCTGACAGTCATGTACCAAATGATTATGGAGAAACTATAAAAACATATTATGCCAATGGCCCAAAAATTCATCAATATTTGAATGAATTGAACCAAAAAGTATTGTCTAAATATGATATTATGACTGTTGGTGAAGGCCCAGGAATCGATTTAGAAACAGGTTTAGATTACGTTCATGAAGATAGAGATGAGTTAAATATGATTTTCCATTTTGGTCACATGTTTATCGATAATGGAATTGGAGGTAAATATGACCCTATTGAGGTTTCTTTACCTATGTTTAAAAAAGTCTTTAATGATTGGGATGACAAAATTTACCCAAAAGGTTGGGGAAGTATATTTTTAGGAAATCATGATTTTTCTAGAATGGTTTCACGATTTGGAAACACAGAAAAATATCATAATAAATCAGCAAAACTTTTAGCTCTCTTATTATTTACAATGAGAGGTACAGTTTATGTTTATCAAGGTGATGAAATTGGAATGACCAATGTTGCTTATCCTGATATTAGTTATTACAATGATGTAGAAACTTTAAATAGTTATAAGGAAGCTTTAGCACAAGGTAAAGATATGGATGCTTTTCTAAAACTAGTGCACATGCAAAGTAGAGATAATGCAAGAACACCTATGCAATGGAATTCTTCAAAAAATGCTGGATTTTCAGAAGCTAAACCTTGGTTAGAAGTAAATTCTAATTACAAAAGCATAAATGTAGAAGCACAAGAAAAAAATGAAGATTCTATTTTACATTTTTATAGAAAAATGAGTGCTTTTCGTAAAGCAAATAAAGTAATGGTTTATGGAAATTATAAGTGTTTAAATGAAGATGACCCTCATTTGTACTTCTATAAAAGGTATGATGATAAGGAAACCTATATTATTCTTTTAAACTTTTGTAACGATACTCAAAAAATTGATAATCAAACATTTGATATAAACAACACAACACTTTGTTTATCAAATTACGCTGATAATTCTAACGAATATCTAAATCCTTGGGAAGCTCAGGTTCGTAAATATCTATGA